A stretch of the Chlorobiota bacterium genome encodes the following:
- the radA gene encoding DNA repair protein RadA, giving the protein MSKQKSKYVCQSCGAFSPRWVGRCPECHQYETFIEEIIKHESDSKKIPIQKISNIELKKLSDVSMLEEPRLKTNIVELDRVLGGGIMQGSIVLVAGDPGVGKSTIMAQMCMGLADKKIMYVTGEESLKQVKIRTQRIGQCDELLLLAETDLQTILNTAFSITPEVIIIDSIQTLNRDDLESASGSVTQVRECTASLMKYAKSSGTSVFLIGHVTKDGNIAGPKVLEHMVDTVLQFEGERTHIYRILRAVKNRFGSTNEIGVFEMKENGLKEVNNPSAIFLAERSYGSSGSSVTATLEGTRPILLEAQALVTKSSYGVPQRSATGFDYKRLQMIIAVLEKRLGLSLGTSDVFVNIAGGVRVDDTAVDAAVASAIVSSFRDIPTDSQSVIVGEVGLGGEIRAVSQIEQRISESIKLGFKTIIIPESNLKSITNKKGIQIEVVNTISDVIKKVL; this is encoded by the coding sequence ATGTCCAAACAAAAATCAAAATATGTTTGTCAATCTTGTGGAGCATTTTCACCACGATGGGTTGGGCGTTGTCCTGAGTGCCATCAATATGAAACTTTTATTGAAGAAATTATCAAACATGAATCGGATTCTAAAAAAATTCCAATACAAAAGATATCAAATATAGAATTAAAAAAATTATCTGATGTTAGTATGTTGGAAGAACCTAGGTTGAAAACTAATATTGTTGAGCTTGATAGAGTTTTAGGGGGAGGAATAATGCAAGGATCTATTGTGCTTGTAGCTGGTGATCCTGGAGTTGGTAAATCTACTATTATGGCACAAATGTGTATGGGTCTGGCTGATAAAAAGATAATGTATGTAACTGGAGAGGAATCTTTAAAGCAAGTTAAGATTAGAACTCAAAGAATTGGACAATGTGATGAACTCTTGTTATTAGCTGAAACAGATCTACAGACAATCCTCAACACAGCTTTTTCTATAACACCTGAAGTAATAATCATTGATTCAATACAAACATTAAATAGGGATGATTTAGAGTCTGCATCTGGATCAGTTACTCAAGTTAGAGAATGTACAGCATCATTAATGAAATATGCAAAATCTTCTGGAACATCAGTTTTTTTAATTGGGCATGTTACTAAAGATGGGAACATAGCAGGACCAAAAGTATTAGAGCATATGGTGGATACAGTATTACAATTTGAAGGAGAAAGAACTCACATTTATAGAATACTTAGAGCAGTAAAAAACAGATTTGGGTCAACAAATGAGATTGGAGTTTTTGAAATGAAAGAAAATGGTTTAAAAGAAGTAAATAATCCAAGTGCAATTTTCTTAGCAGAAAGAAGCTACGGCTCAAGCGGTTCATCTGTTACAGCAACATTAGAAGGAACCAGACCGATTTTGTTGGAAGCACAAGCTTTGGTAACAAAATCTAGTTATGGAGTTCCACAAAGATCTGCAACTGGTTTTGATTATAAAAGACTACAAATGATTATAGCAGTTCTTGAGAAAAGATTAGGGCTTTCATTAGGTACAAGTGATGTATTTGTAAATATAGCAGGCGGAGTTAGAGTTGATGACACAGCTGTAGATGCTGCAGTAGCTAGTGCAATTGTATCTTCATTTAGAGATATCCCAACTGATTCTCAATCAGTAATTGTTGGTGAAGTTGGTCTTGGAGGTGAAATTCGAGCAGTTTCACAGATTGAACAAAGAATATCTGAATCAATTAAATTAGGTTTTAAAACTATTATAATCCCAGAATCAAATTTAAAATCAATTACTAATAAAAAAGGGATTCAAATTGAAGTAGTAAATACAATAAGTGATGTAATTAAAAAAGTTTTATAG
- a CDS encoding aquaporin family protein: MKIYIVEFIGTFFLILVIALTGNPIAIGAILAAMVYFGEQISGAHYNPAVTLGFLFSKKITISKAMRYWASQFLGAIFASLVAYYLSGKSFAVVPGSGVDFVKALICEIIFTFAIVSVIFEVTTSNVYGKPFYGLAFALVIIAASFTGGGISGGAFNPAVGIGPIIVDFILGGTSGSISNVALYLIGPSIGAILASMVFGILSKKDK, encoded by the coding sequence ATGAAAATTTATATAGTAGAATTTATTGGAACTTTTTTCTTGATTTTGGTAATTGCTTTAACTGGCAATCCAATTGCAATTGGTGCTATTTTAGCAGCAATGGTATATTTTGGAGAACAAATTTCTGGAGCTCATTATAACCCAGCAGTAACTTTAGGATTCCTATTTAGCAAAAAAATAACTATTTCTAAAGCTATGAGATATTGGGCATCTCAATTTTTAGGAGCAATATTTGCATCACTAGTTGCCTATTATTTATCTGGTAAATCATTTGCAGTTGTTCCTGGTTCAGGAGTAGATTTTGTTAAAGCACTAATTTGCGAAATTATATTTACTTTCGCAATTGTTAGTGTAATATTTGAAGTTACAACGTCTAATGTTTATGGCAAACCATTCTATGGATTAGCTTTTGCATTAGTTATTATTGCGGCTTCTTTTACTGGTGGAGGTATTAGTGGTGGAGCATTTAATCCAGCTGTTGGAATTGGTCCTATTATTGTTGATTTTATTTTAGGTGGCACCTCTGGTTCTATATCAAATGTCGCTTTATATTTGATAGGTCCTTCAATTGGAGCAATTTTGGCATCCATGGTTTTTGGTATTCTATCTAAAAAAGATAAATAG
- a CDS encoding class I SAM-dependent methyltransferase, whose amino-acid sequence MEEKKIELSKTLSSEYLTKGDATGWFDVLYKASTNDLNLIPWADLKPNINLVSWFENNRRLNIENQSALVIGCGLGDDSEFLSSLGYKVDAFDISETAIELCKKRFPNSKVKYFIDDFILPSDNLKKYNFIFEAYTIQALPIEIRVSCIKNLQLFAFKSGELLIVCRGRDDNEHVNGPPWGVSLKELEPIWNHFKLIKYEDYFEGEIRRFRINAIKI is encoded by the coding sequence ATGGAAGAAAAAAAAATTGAATTATCAAAAACTTTATCATCAGAATATCTAACAAAAGGAGATGCAACTGGTTGGTTTGATGTACTTTACAAAGCTAGTACAAATGACTTAAATTTAATACCTTGGGCAGACTTAAAGCCAAATATTAATCTTGTTAGCTGGTTTGAAAATAATAGAAGGCTTAATATCGAAAATCAGTCAGCTTTAGTAATAGGATGTGGTTTAGGAGATGATTCAGAATTTTTATCTTCTTTAGGTTACAAAGTTGATGCATTTGATATTTCTGAAACAGCAATTGAGTTGTGTAAAAAAAGATTCCCAAATTCGAAGGTCAAATATTTTATTGATGATTTTATTTTGCCAAGTGACAATTTAAAAAAATACAATTTTATTTTTGAAGCTTACACAATTCAAGCATTACCTATTGAGATAAGAGTTTCATGTATAAAAAATTTACAATTGTTTGCATTTAAGAGTGGAGAATTATTGATTGTTTGCAGAGGAAGAGATGATAATGAACATGTAAATGGTCCACCATGGGGAGTTTCTTTAAAAGAATTAGAACCAATTTGGAATCATTTTAAGTTAATCAAATATGAAGACTATTTTGAAGGAGAAATAAGAAGATTTAGGATTAATGCAATTAAAATTTAA
- a CDS encoding protease inhibitor I42 family protein yields the protein MKNILIEMKILTVVLYAAIILSLDGCIKTSNGKNEVRVFRIESCDTSIVVGKGDKIQVILESQISTGYSWILANQSSNLVKGEVEPIMINPDEKDRMPGSPEKELFNYVAGNKLGTDVLLFNYERSFEKGKPPLKTCKITITIN from the coding sequence ATGAAAAACATCTTAATAGAAATGAAAATATTAACTGTTGTGTTGTATGCTGCAATAATTTTGTCGCTTGATGGATGTATTAAAACTTCAAATGGTAAAAATGAAGTGAGAGTGTTTCGAATTGAATCTTGTGATACTTCAATTGTAGTTGGTAAAGGAGATAAGATACAAGTTATATTGGAATCTCAAATTTCAACTGGTTATTCTTGGATATTAGCAAATCAATCAAGCAATTTAGTAAAAGGGGAAGTTGAACCAATAATGATTAATCCTGATGAAAAGGATAGGATGCCAGGATCGCCAGAAAAAGAATTGTTTAATTATGTTGCAGGTAATAAATTAGGAACAGATGTTTTGTTGTTCAACTATGAAAGATCTTTTGAAAAAGGGAAACCCCCTTTAAAAACATGTAAAATAACAATAACTATTAATTAA
- a CDS encoding trypsin-like peptidase domain-containing protein produces MKIFQRFFLILSVVLCTLLYACKAKTKNDKKNNIQLENLIAGENSTNKDQNDGKNKNDDKGDGDIASTRRNAITRSIEKVSPAVVGINVTEVREIQNQNPFGFDEFFGGDPMFQQYFGRKQKQEIKGLGSGFIISEDGYILTNDHVAGKASKVVITMTNGKKFDAKIIGSDPTSDVALLKIDGNNFPFVELGNSDDLIVGEWAIAFGNPFGLFDINSKPTVTVGVISNINVNLGLQDDKVYKGMIQTDAAISSGNSGGPLVNGLGQVIGINSTIYSTAQNGRGAGSIGIGFAIPINKVKKVVDALKNGGIDRNFWTGLRISQIDDRIQRYLKLDSKEGVVVMEVYPSSPANSAGIEPGDVIMSINGELIKSENKALEIFTDAKVDDKLKLKIKRDNKLIETILLLSAR; encoded by the coding sequence ATGAAAATTTTTCAAAGATTTTTTCTTATCCTTTCGGTGGTACTGTGTACATTACTTTATGCTTGTAAAGCTAAAACTAAAAATGACAAAAAGAATAATATACAATTAGAGAATTTAATTGCTGGAGAGAATTCGACTAATAAAGATCAGAATGATGGGAAAAATAAAAATGATGATAAAGGAGATGGAGATATTGCATCTACCAGAAGGAATGCTATTACAAGATCAATTGAAAAGGTTTCGCCAGCAGTTGTTGGTATTAATGTAACCGAGGTTAGAGAAATACAAAATCAGAATCCATTTGGATTTGATGAATTTTTTGGTGGTGACCCAATGTTCCAACAATATTTTGGAAGAAAACAAAAACAAGAAATTAAGGGTTTGGGTTCAGGGTTTATAATTTCAGAAGATGGTTACATTTTAACCAATGATCACGTGGCTGGAAAAGCAAGCAAAGTTGTAATCACAATGACTAATGGAAAAAAATTTGATGCTAAAATTATTGGTAGTGATCCAACATCTGATGTTGCATTATTAAAGATTGATGGTAATAATTTCCCATTTGTAGAACTTGGTAATAGTGATGACTTAATTGTAGGAGAATGGGCAATTGCTTTTGGTAATCCATTTGGATTATTTGATATTAATTCAAAACCAACAGTAACAGTAGGTGTTATCTCAAATATAAATGTAAATTTGGGATTACAAGACGATAAAGTGTATAAAGGAATGATTCAAACAGATGCTGCAATTTCATCAGGTAATTCTGGTGGACCTTTAGTTAATGGTTTAGGACAAGTTATAGGAATTAATTCCACAATATATTCTACAGCACAAAATGGACGTGGTGCTGGTTCAATTGGAATTGGTTTTGCTATACCTATAAATAAGGTGAAAAAGGTTGTTGATGCATTAAAAAATGGGGGTATTGATCGTAATTTCTGGACTGGATTAAGAATATCCCAGATTGATGATAGAATACAAAGATATCTTAAATTGGATTCTAAGGAAGGTGTGGTTGTAATGGAAGTTTACCCATCATCTCCAGCTAATTCAGCTGGAATAGAGCCAGGTGATGTTATTATGTCAATTAATGGTGAGCTTATCAAATCTGAAAATAAAGCTTTAGAAATTTTTACAGATGCAAAAGTAGATGATAAATTAAAATTGAAAATTAAAAGAGATAATAAATTAATAGAAACGATTTTGTTATTAAGTGCTAGGTAA
- a CDS encoding asparaginase encodes MFHQLLATTYRNNLIEGEHYGSVAVCDIDGKLIVSCGNPDFQTFIRSSLKMVQAIPVVQSGASEKYGFNNAELSICCASHNATSFHLDTVKSMLSKIGLNESNLLCGVQKPTDENELQRVLFNNEKFSQLHNNCSGKHTGMLSACLANNWSLKNYISSEHPLQKEILNIVSKYINRKSNTILTGIDGCSLPTCFLSLSEMATMLAKYTRDAQNDLNPASKIFKSVAKHPEMINDIDGFDTELVRAFNHSAIAKRGAMAVFVVGINTIKYGQIGIAIKLIDGDSTPMPPIVLKVLEKLEVIDSSELEMLQKFRIVEQYNWNKIFTGKICSELLLNTSSVV; translated from the coding sequence ATGTTCCATCAATTATTAGCTACCACATATAGAAACAATCTTATTGAAGGTGAGCATTACGGGTCAGTGGCAGTATGTGATATTGATGGAAAATTAATTGTTAGTTGTGGGAATCCTGATTTTCAAACTTTTATTAGATCTTCACTTAAAATGGTGCAAGCAATTCCTGTGGTTCAAAGTGGAGCATCAGAAAAATATGGTTTTAATAATGCAGAGCTATCAATATGCTGTGCAAGCCATAACGCTACAAGTTTCCATTTAGATACAGTTAAATCTATGCTTTCCAAAATTGGTTTAAATGAAAGTAATTTACTTTGTGGAGTACAAAAACCAACAGACGAGAATGAGTTACAAAGGGTGTTATTTAACAATGAAAAATTTTCACAATTACATAATAATTGTTCGGGTAAACATACAGGAATGCTATCAGCTTGTTTAGCAAATAATTGGAGTTTGAAAAACTATATTAGTTCTGAACATCCTTTACAAAAGGAGATTTTAAATATAGTAAGTAAATATATCAATCGTAAATCAAATACAATCCTTACAGGGATAGATGGGTGTTCTTTACCTACATGTTTTTTATCGTTAAGTGAAATGGCAACAATGTTAGCTAAATATACTCGAGACGCACAAAATGATTTAAATCCAGCGAGTAAAATTTTCAAGTCTGTTGCTAAACACCCAGAAATGATAAATGATATTGATGGTTTTGATACTGAATTAGTTAGGGCATTTAATCATTCAGCGATTGCTAAAAGGGGAGCAATGGCAGTTTTTGTTGTTGGAATAAATACTATAAAATATGGTCAAATTGGAATTGCAATAAAACTAATAGATGGAGATTCAACACCTATGCCTCCAATAGTTTTGAAGGTTTTGGAGAAATTAGAAGTAATTGATAGTTCAGAATTAGAAATGCTACAAAAGTTTAGAATTGTTGAACAATACAACTGGAATAAAATATTTACAGGAAAAATTTGTTCGGAATTGCTACTTAATACGTCTAGTGTTGTTTAG
- the mce gene encoding methylmalonyl-CoA epimerase: MRISHIGIAVKSLDEAIEKYGLLFNDDNPHKEIVDQQKVSVASYKVGESIIELTAATTDESPIAKFINNRGEGIHHLAFEVDDIQMELNRLKAKGAKLINETPKDGAHNMLIAFVHPETFNGVLVELCQKKIDNSIQLI, from the coding sequence ATGAGAATATCACATATTGGAATAGCAGTTAAGTCATTAGATGAAGCAATTGAAAAATATGGTTTGTTATTCAATGATGATAACCCACATAAAGAAATTGTAGATCAACAGAAAGTATCAGTTGCTTCCTACAAGGTTGGTGAATCTATTATTGAGTTAACTGCTGCAACTACGGATGAATCTCCGATTGCAAAATTTATTAACAATCGAGGTGAAGGAATACATCATCTTGCATTTGAAGTTGATGATATTCAAATGGAACTCAATAGATTAAAAGCAAAAGGGGCTAAATTAATAAACGAAACTCCAAAAGATGGGGCACATAATATGTTAATTGCTTTTGTTCACCCAGAAACTTTTAATGGAGTCTTAGTAGAATTATGTCAAAAAAAAATAGATAATTCAATTCAATTAATCTAA
- the pfkA gene encoding 6-phosphofructokinase codes for MKRIGVFTSGGDAPGMNANIRAVVRYGIAKGIEVFAIRRGFEGMIAGNIYPFTETDVSGIIGRGGTVIGTARSQEFMTPEGRQRAFYNLQKHNIEGLVACGGNGTFTGADIFHEEYGIPIVGTPGTIDNDIFGSDYTIGFDTAINTAMRAVDNIRDTVESHDRTFFIEVMGRDSGFIAVEVGTAVGAEFVAVPETTENFAALCKFMEEYQRTKRHIFIISEGDDYGNAQKYADDFKSKFNVDTRVTVLGHIQRGGSPTAKDRILATRLGTAAVQGLLDGKKCHLAGERKGDIVFTPLKETYGTKHILPQHLIDLIEILR; via the coding sequence ATGAAAAGAATTGGAGTTTTTACAAGTGGTGGTGACGCACCAGGAATGAATGCGAATATAAGAGCAGTTGTTAGATATGGTATTGCAAAAGGAATTGAAGTTTTTGCTATCCGTCGTGGATTTGAAGGAATGATTGCTGGAAATATTTACCCATTTACCGAAACAGATGTTAGTGGAATAATAGGTCGTGGAGGCACTGTTATAGGGACAGCTCGAAGCCAAGAATTTATGACTCCTGAAGGAAGGCAAAGAGCCTTTTATAATTTACAAAAACATAATATTGAGGGTCTTGTTGCATGTGGTGGGAATGGAACTTTCACTGGAGCAGATATATTTCATGAAGAATACGGAATTCCAATTGTTGGAACTCCTGGCACAATCGACAACGATATTTTTGGAAGTGATTACACAATTGGTTTTGATACAGCTATTAACACTGCAATGAGAGCAGTTGACAACATAAGAGATACCGTTGAAAGTCATGATAGAACTTTTTTTATTGAAGTAATGGGAAGAGACTCTGGTTTTATTGCTGTTGAAGTAGGTACTGCAGTTGGTGCAGAGTTTGTTGCTGTTCCAGAAACAACTGAAAATTTTGCAGCATTATGTAAGTTTATGGAAGAATATCAAAGGACTAAAAGACACATTTTTATAATAAGTGAAGGAGATGATTATGGTAATGCTCAAAAATATGCAGATGACTTTAAATCAAAATTTAATGTGGATACTAGGGTTACAGTTTTAGGACACATACAAAGAGGCGGATCACCAACTGCCAAAGATAGAATATTAGCTACAAGACTTGGAACAGCGGCAGTTCAAGGATTGTTAGACGGTAAGAAATGTCATTTGGCAGGTGAAAGAAAAGGTGATATTGTATTTACTCCACTTAAAGAAACATATGGAACTAAACATATCTTACCTCAACATTTAATTGATTTAATTGAAATATTAAGATAA
- the mgtE gene encoding magnesium transporter, with protein MLSEREIYIDKEFIDDLESLIYVKDEGSLRLLMFDMREPDIAQITTSLTDEERHYILSLLEDDILGEVVLHLPDEQREDYFSILAPQRISDLVEEMSTDDAADIVSELDDDIAEEVMERLERSDAEVMEDIRDLLQYSEDTAGGRMTTDYVSVHFTETVSKAIENIREFAKVNENQFEVYAVYVVDGNEKLVGVISLQDLVLNKREELISNFMEDQVLSVRTDDDQALVAQLMQKYDLVSIPVVDKNETLLGVVTFDDVADIIEEEGSEDMLLLAGVTDEESLATPPTIAVRRRLPWLAINLGTAFIASLVVSQFENTISKLPILAALMPIVAGMGGNASIQTITVIVRGFALGELNDMRRRDAIIKELQIGLINGLSMGLTAGLVVWILRNDWHVGILISIAMFGNMFVAGVAGAIVPILLKKLKFDPALSSGPIVTTFTDLAGFFIFLGSATLLINWLIP; from the coding sequence ATGCTTTCTGAAAGAGAAATATATATAGACAAAGAGTTTATCGATGATTTAGAATCTTTAATTTATGTTAAAGATGAGGGATCGTTGAGGTTACTAATGTTCGATATGAGAGAACCTGATATTGCTCAGATTACCACATCATTAACTGATGAAGAAAGACATTATATTTTAAGTTTGTTAGAGGATGATATTCTAGGTGAGGTAGTACTTCACTTGCCAGATGAACAGAGAGAAGATTATTTTTCAATACTTGCACCTCAAAGAATATCTGATTTGGTTGAAGAAATGTCAACTGATGATGCAGCAGATATTGTATCAGAGTTAGATGATGATATTGCCGAAGAGGTAATGGAACGACTTGAGAGAAGTGATGCTGAGGTAATGGAGGATATTCGAGATCTTCTCCAGTATTCTGAAGATACTGCTGGTGGAAGAATGACTACAGACTATGTATCTGTACATTTTACTGAAACAGTTTCAAAAGCAATTGAAAACATTCGGGAATTTGCAAAAGTTAATGAGAACCAATTTGAAGTTTATGCAGTTTATGTTGTTGATGGTAATGAAAAATTAGTTGGAGTTATTAGTCTTCAAGACTTAGTTTTAAATAAAAGAGAGGAATTGATAAGCAATTTCATGGAAGATCAAGTTTTATCTGTTAGAACAGATGATGATCAAGCTCTGGTTGCTCAATTAATGCAAAAATATGATTTAGTATCTATCCCTGTTGTTGATAAAAATGAAACATTACTTGGAGTAGTAACATTTGATGATGTAGCAGATATTATTGAGGAAGAAGGTTCTGAGGATATGTTATTACTTGCTGGTGTAACTGATGAAGAATCATTAGCTACCCCACCAACAATTGCAGTTAGAAGAAGATTACCTTGGCTAGCAATTAATTTAGGTACAGCCTTTATTGCTTCTTTGGTAGTATCTCAATTCGAAAATACAATTTCTAAACTCCCTATTCTTGCAGCTTTAATGCCTATTGTTGCTGGTATGGGTGGAAATGCTTCAATACAAACTATTACTGTTATTGTCAGAGGGTTTGCTCTTGGTGAACTTAATGATATGAGGCGAAGAGATGCTATTATAAAAGAATTACAGATAGGATTAATTAACGGTCTTTCAATGGGCTTAACTGCTGGTTTAGTTGTTTGGATTTTAAGAAACGACTGGCATGTTGGAATTTTAATTTCAATTGCTATGTTTGGAAATATGTTTGTTGCTGGAGTGGCAGGTGCTATTGTACCAATCCTTCTTAAAAAATTAAAGTTCGATCCAGCTTTATCTTCTGGTCCAATAGTTACTACTTTTACTGATTTAGCAGGATTCTTTATATTTTTAGGATCTGCAACATTATTGATAAATTGGTTGATTCCTTAA
- a CDS encoding VCBS repeat-containing protein: MKNLLAIITTILALIFSVCIFDIKSQTLLKYDNDKPNSYSIKKNPASLGWIESVMLLPTGPAKILKIYIYFDGTIKGKDTIRIVGDPSEGAYPPTNWVWSYNTLTPPIEINYDGVPGWDTIDVSNLGIKSDGYDRIIIQHEVTENGPHIALDGGSSSKSFWSDPYTKNQYGFAWGFSRPANNFMVRALIQYDFPNSTNSNSVAPPTATLVDVAKTIGVTDSSGKAIKSARVSIADWNNDGSDDIAIGSNFFQNKGDGTFFNVSKKINIQADASTWGDYDNDGLIDCYAVRGAGDRIYHNNGDGTFSDVTLKTLITNPYPTITPIWFDFNQDGKLDIYISNGRTSDANGNEVYFKDKMWMNNGDGTFIDVSDKVGISDGESTPVDCWAASPCDYNGDGWTDIFVANYRLAGDFLYKNKRDGTMKEVGAQTNVVGVPTDNPNYFGHGLGCDWGDFNNDGLPDLAVGNLGHPDERGRWSNPSLIYQNPGTDKNFEFNEVHKKLGIKFFEMNSAMIWLDLDLDGWLDLYHCQYAYNPVGTSGEPRRLSRMYMNTGEDNNFKFKDATWNLGNLVHGVWTGVRTDYDNDGDLDLIVASPHDGVKIFKNNVERNGKWLKIRLIGRPENNVSKDAYGTSVIVYSGGKKFYRDLQGGGSGVTGSQNSNEIHFGLGNISFIDSTIINYSNGNRKLLNTLKVNTSYRIEYGVEPIVTSGIQNEIKIKGGLIVIPNPILNSVTLHYNNNIFGDEIEIVVNSIDGNEIKKLKNVTALQGSFRLDLNEIQSGNYFIKISGKGKSTFEKIVIEK; this comes from the coding sequence ATGAAGAATCTACTTGCTATAATTACTACAATTTTAGCCCTCATTTTTTCTGTTTGCATATTCGATATAAAATCTCAGACTTTATTGAAGTATGATAATGATAAACCAAATAGTTACTCAATAAAAAAGAATCCTGCATCACTTGGGTGGATTGAATCTGTGATGCTTTTACCAACTGGACCAGCTAAAATTCTGAAAATATATATTTATTTTGATGGAACAATTAAGGGGAAAGATACAATTAGAATTGTAGGTGATCCTTCTGAAGGAGCATATCCACCTACTAATTGGGTTTGGAGTTACAACACTTTAACGCCTCCAATCGAAATTAATTATGATGGAGTTCCTGGTTGGGATACAATCGATGTCTCAAATTTAGGAATAAAATCTGATGGATATGACAGAATAATAATCCAACATGAAGTTACAGAAAACGGACCTCATATTGCTTTAGATGGAGGAAGTTCTTCTAAATCATTTTGGAGTGATCCATATACAAAAAACCAATATGGATTTGCATGGGGTTTTTCTCGTCCAGCTAACAATTTCATGGTTAGAGCACTTATTCAATATGATTTTCCTAATTCAACAAATAGTAATTCAGTAGCACCTCCAACAGCTACTTTAGTTGATGTGGCAAAAACAATTGGAGTTACAGATAGTTCTGGTAAAGCAATTAAATCAGCTAGAGTTAGTATTGCAGATTGGAACAATGATGGCTCAGATGATATTGCAATAGGATCAAATTTTTTCCAGAATAAAGGAGATGGAACTTTTTTTAATGTTTCAAAAAAGATAAATATTCAAGCAGATGCAAGCACTTGGGGTGATTATGATAATGATGGATTGATTGATTGTTATGCTGTAAGAGGTGCAGGTGATAGAATTTATCATAATAATGGTGATGGCACTTTTAGTGACGTAACTTTAAAAACATTAATCACAAACCCCTATCCTACAATAACACCAATTTGGTTTGATTTTAATCAAGATGGAAAGTTAGATATTTATATCTCAAATGGAAGAACATCAGATGCTAATGGTAATGAAGTTTATTTCAAAGACAAAATGTGGATGAACAATGGAGATGGTACTTTTATTGATGTATCCGATAAAGTTGGAATTAGTGATGGTGAATCAACTCCTGTTGATTGTTGGGCAGCTTCACCTTGTGATTATAATGGAGATGGATGGACAGATATTTTTGTAGCTAATTACAGATTAGCTGGTGATTTTCTATATAAAAATAAGCGAGATGGAACAATGAAAGAAGTAGGTGCACAAACAAATGTAGTTGGTGTACCAACGGATAATCCTAATTATTTTGGGCATGGTTTGGGTTGTGATTGGGGTGATTTTAATAATGATGGTTTGCCTGATTTAGCAGTTGGTAATCTTGGTCACCCAGATGAAAGAGGAAGGTGGTCTAACCCTTCTTTAATTTATCAAAATCCAGGAACAGATAAAAACTTTGAGTTTAATGAAGTTCACAAAAAGTTAGGTATTAAATTCTTTGAAATGAATTCAGCTATGATTTGGTTAGATTTAGATTTGGATGGTTGGCTTGACTTGTATCATTGTCAATATGCCTATAACCCTGTTGGCACAAGTGGTGAACCTAGAAGATTATCAAGAATGTATATGAATACTGGAGAAGATAATAACTTTAAATTTAAAGATGCAACTTGGAATTTAGGTAATTTAGTTCATGGTGTATGGACTGGAGTTAGGACTGATTATGACAACGATGGAGATTTAGATCTAATTGTTGCAAGCCCACATGATGGTGTTAAAATCTTTAAAAATAATGTTGAAAGGAATGGGAAATGGCTTAAAATAAGGCTTATTGGGAGACCTGAAAACAATGTATCTAAAGATGCTTATGGTACATCAGTGATTGTATATTCAGGAGGTAAAAAATTCTATCGTGATTTACAAGGTGGTGGAAGCGGAGTTACAGGTTCGCAAAATTCAAATGAAATTCATTTTGGACTTGGCAACATTTCATTTATTGATAGTACAATTATAAATTATTCAAATGGGAATAGAAAATTATTAAACACATTAAAAGTAAATACAAGTTATAGAATTGAATATGGAGTTGAACCTATTGTTACAAGTGGAATTCAAAATGAAATTAAAATCAAAGGTGGATTGATTGTAATACCTAATCCAATACTTAATTCAGTAACATTACATTATAATAATAATATTTTTGGTGATGAAATTGAAATAGTGGTTAATTCAATTGATGGAAATGAAATTAAAAAACTAAAAAATGTAACAGCTTTGCAAGGCTCATTTAGGCTTGATTTAAATGAAATTCAGTCTGGAAACTATTTTATAAAAATATCAGGTAAAGGTAAAAGTACTTTTGAAAAAATTGTAATTGAAAAATAG